From a region of the Sesamum indicum cultivar Zhongzhi No. 13 linkage group LG3, S_indicum_v1.0, whole genome shotgun sequence genome:
- the LOC105158015 gene encoding L-Ala-D/L-amino acid epimerase isoform X3: protein MGPSSLVSLQSTPLCFSSGVSKFSIAPTTVNLPPKCKKLVVACMADAPPAAPPSTCLGFKNLMETFRVDVQRAEGRPLNVPLIAPFTIASSRLDRVENVAIRVELTNGCVGWGESPILPHVTAEDQPTALAKAAETCLFLKQSSGKTLGLVLNDINRILPGHSFASVRAGIEMALIDAVAHSIGVPLWRLFGGFSNAITTDITIPIVSPTEAAELASKYCVQGFKTLKLKVGKNLNADIQVLQAIRTVHPDCSFILDANEGYSSEEAIHVLEKLHEMEVTPILFEQPVHRNDWKGLGYVSDVARNKYGVSVAADESCRGLADVKKIVKENLAHVINIKLAKVGVLGALEIIDLAKASGLDLMIGGMVETRLAMGFAGNLAAGIGCFKFIDLDTPILLAEDPVLEGYEVSGPLYKFSNARGHGGFLHWDDIA, encoded by the exons ATGGGTCCTTCTTCTTTGGTTTCCTTGCAATCAACGCCGCTCTGTTTCTCCTCGGGTGTCTCTAAATTCTCTATTGCCCCAACCACTGTAAACCTCCCACCAAAGTGTAAGAAACTCGTCGTCGCCTGCATGGCTGACGCCCCACCGGCCGCCCCACCGTCTACATGTCTTGGGTTCAAGAATTTGATGGAAACGTTTAGGGTTGATGTCCAGAGAGCAGAAGGTAGGCCATTGAACGTGCCTCTGATCGCGCCCTTCACCATTGCGTCGTCGAGGCTGGACAGAGTGGAGAATGTGGCTATTCGAGTTGAACTAACTAATGGGTGTGTGGGATGGGGAGAGTCTCCTATTCTTCCACATGTGACCGCGGAGGATCAACCCACTGCTTTGGCTAAAGCTGCGGAAACCTGTCTGTTTCTGAAGCAGAGTTCAGGCAAGACTTTGGGCCTCGTTCTGAATGATATTAATCGGATCCTTCCTGGCCATTCGTTTGCTTCA GTCAGAGCAGGAATTGAGATGGCACTGATTGATGCAGTTGCACACAGCATTGGAGTACCTCTGTGGAGACTGTTTGGTGGATTTTCAAATGCAATAACAACTGATATAACA ATTCCAATAGTTTCCCCAACTGAAGCAGCTGAGTTGGCTTCAAAGTATTGTGTTCAAGGTTTCAAGACTTTGAAGCTCAAAGTAGGGAAGAATCTGAATGCTGATATCCAAGTGCTTCAAGCCATACGCACAGTCCATCCTGATTGCTCGTTTATTTTAGATGCTAATGAAGGTTATAGCTCCGAAGAAGCCATTCATGTTCTGGAAAAACTACATG AAATGGAGGTAACGCCTATTCTTTTCGAACAACCAGTTCACAGAAATGATTGGAAAGGTCTTGGTTATGTTAGTGATGTCGCAAGAAACAAATATGGGGTATCTGTTGCTGCTGATGAAAGCTGTCGGGGTTTAGCAGATGTAAAGAAAATAGTGAAGGAAAATCTTGCACATGTAATCAACATTAAGCTTGCCAAAGTTGGAGTGCTTGGGGCCcttgaaattattgatttagCAAAGGCATCAGGATTAGATTTAATGATTGGTGGTATGGTTGAAACCAGACTTGCTATGGGCTTTGCTGGTAATTTGGCAGCTGGCATCGGGTGTTTCAA ATTCATTGATCTAGATACTCCCATTTTACTGGCTGAGGATCCAGTTCTTGAAGGTTATGAAG TTTCTGGTCCACTTTACAAGTTTTCAAACGCTAGAGGTCATGGTGGTTTTCTACATTGGGACGATATCGCATG
- the LOC105158015 gene encoding L-Ala-D/L-amino acid epimerase isoform X1, with protein MGPSSLVSLQSTPLCFSSGVSKFSIAPTTVNLPPKCKKLVVACMADAPPAAPPSTCLGFKNLMETFRVDVQRAEGRPLNVPLIAPFTIASSRLDRVENVAIRVELTNGCVGWGESPILPHVTAEDQPTALAKAAETCLFLKQSSGKTLGLVLNDINRILPGHSFASVRAGIEMALIDAVAHSIGVPLWRLFGGFSNAITTDITIPIVSPTEAAELASKYCVQGFKTLKLKVGKNLNADIQVLQAIRTVHPDCSFILDANEGYSSEEAIHVLEKLHEMEVTPILFEQPVHRNDWKGLGYVSDVARNKYGVSVAADESCRGLADVKKIVKENLAHVINIKLAKVGVLGALEIIDLAKASGLDLMIGGMVETRLAMGFAGNLAAGIGCFKFIDLDTPILLAEDPVLEGYEVSGPLYKFSNARGHGGFLHWDDIAWFMKRLQSG; from the exons ATGGGTCCTTCTTCTTTGGTTTCCTTGCAATCAACGCCGCTCTGTTTCTCCTCGGGTGTCTCTAAATTCTCTATTGCCCCAACCACTGTAAACCTCCCACCAAAGTGTAAGAAACTCGTCGTCGCCTGCATGGCTGACGCCCCACCGGCCGCCCCACCGTCTACATGTCTTGGGTTCAAGAATTTGATGGAAACGTTTAGGGTTGATGTCCAGAGAGCAGAAGGTAGGCCATTGAACGTGCCTCTGATCGCGCCCTTCACCATTGCGTCGTCGAGGCTGGACAGAGTGGAGAATGTGGCTATTCGAGTTGAACTAACTAATGGGTGTGTGGGATGGGGAGAGTCTCCTATTCTTCCACATGTGACCGCGGAGGATCAACCCACTGCTTTGGCTAAAGCTGCGGAAACCTGTCTGTTTCTGAAGCAGAGTTCAGGCAAGACTTTGGGCCTCGTTCTGAATGATATTAATCGGATCCTTCCTGGCCATTCGTTTGCTTCA GTCAGAGCAGGAATTGAGATGGCACTGATTGATGCAGTTGCACACAGCATTGGAGTACCTCTGTGGAGACTGTTTGGTGGATTTTCAAATGCAATAACAACTGATATAACA ATTCCAATAGTTTCCCCAACTGAAGCAGCTGAGTTGGCTTCAAAGTATTGTGTTCAAGGTTTCAAGACTTTGAAGCTCAAAGTAGGGAAGAATCTGAATGCTGATATCCAAGTGCTTCAAGCCATACGCACAGTCCATCCTGATTGCTCGTTTATTTTAGATGCTAATGAAGGTTATAGCTCCGAAGAAGCCATTCATGTTCTGGAAAAACTACATG AAATGGAGGTAACGCCTATTCTTTTCGAACAACCAGTTCACAGAAATGATTGGAAAGGTCTTGGTTATGTTAGTGATGTCGCAAGAAACAAATATGGGGTATCTGTTGCTGCTGATGAAAGCTGTCGGGGTTTAGCAGATGTAAAGAAAATAGTGAAGGAAAATCTTGCACATGTAATCAACATTAAGCTTGCCAAAGTTGGAGTGCTTGGGGCCcttgaaattattgatttagCAAAGGCATCAGGATTAGATTTAATGATTGGTGGTATGGTTGAAACCAGACTTGCTATGGGCTTTGCTGGTAATTTGGCAGCTGGCATCGGGTGTTTCAA ATTCATTGATCTAGATACTCCCATTTTACTGGCTGAGGATCCAGTTCTTGAAGGTTATGAAG TTTCTGGTCCACTTTACAAGTTTTCAAACGCTAGAGGTCATGGTGGTTTTCTACATTGGGACGATATCGCATG